From a single Streptomyces liliifuscus genomic region:
- the holA gene encoding DNA polymerase III subunit delta yields the protein MARNSAQDNPLAPVTIAVGQEDLLLDRAVREVVVAARAADADTDVRDLTSDQLQPGTLDELTSPSLFAERKVVVVRNAQDLSADTIKDVKAYLGAPAEEITLVLLHAGAAKGKGLLDAARKAGAREVACPKMTKPADRLAFVRSEFRALGRSATPEACQALVDSIGSDLRELASAVTQLVSDIEGTIDEAVVGRYYTGRAEASSFTVADRAVEGRAAEALEALRWSLSTGVAPVMITSALAQGVRAIGKLSSARGGRPADLARELGMPPWKIDRVRQQMRGWTPDGVSVALRAVAEADAGVKGGGDDPEYALEKAVVAIARAARARRG from the coding sequence ATGGCCAGGAACTCTGCACAGGACAACCCGCTCGCCCCCGTCACGATCGCCGTCGGGCAGGAGGACCTCCTGCTCGACCGCGCCGTGCGGGAGGTGGTGGTCGCCGCGCGGGCCGCCGACGCGGACACGGATGTACGGGACCTCACGTCGGACCAGTTGCAGCCGGGCACGCTCGACGAGCTGACCAGTCCGTCGCTCTTCGCGGAGCGCAAGGTCGTCGTGGTGCGCAATGCCCAGGATCTGTCGGCCGACACGATCAAGGACGTGAAGGCGTATCTGGGCGCCCCCGCCGAGGAGATCACGCTCGTGCTGTTGCACGCGGGCGCGGCCAAGGGCAAGGGGCTGCTCGATGCCGCGCGCAAGGCGGGTGCGCGGGAGGTCGCCTGCCCCAAGATGACGAAGCCGGCGGATCGGCTGGCCTTCGTGCGGAGCGAGTTCCGGGCGCTGGGGCGGTCCGCCACGCCTGAGGCCTGCCAGGCCCTTGTCGACTCCATCGGGAGCGATTTGCGGGAGCTGGCGTCGGCCGTGACGCAGCTCGTGTCGGACATCGAGGGGACGATCGACGAGGCCGTCGTCGGCCGGTACTACACGGGTCGGGCCGAGGCCTCCAGCTTCACGGTGGCGGATCGGGCGGTCGAGGGGCGGGCGGCGGAGGCGTTGGAGGCTCTGCGGTGGTCTCTGTCCACCGGGGTCGCGCCTGTGATGATCACGAGTGCGTTGGCGCAGGGGGTGCGGGCCATCGGGAAGCTGTCGTCGGCTCGTGGGGGGCGGCCTGCTGATCTTGCTCGGGAGTTGGGGATGCCGCCCTGGAAGATCGATCGGGTGCGGCAGCAGATGCGGGGGTGGACCCCGGACGGGGTTTCTGTTGCGCTTCGGGCGGTCGCGGAGGCCGATGCCGGGGTCAAGGGGGGTGGTGACGATCCTGAGTACGCCCTTGAGAAGGCCGTCGTCGCCATTGCCCGGGCGGCCCGCGCGCGCCGCGGCTAG
- the rpsT gene encoding 30S ribosomal protein S20 codes for MANIKSQIKRIKTNEKARLRNKAVKSSLKTAIRKAREAAAAGDVEKATEAAREASRKLDKAVSKGVIHKNQAANKKSALASNVSTLKG; via the coding sequence GTGGCGAACATCAAGTCCCAGATCAAGCGGATCAAGACCAACGAGAAGGCTCGGCTGCGCAACAAGGCCGTCAAGTCTTCGCTGAAGACCGCGATCCGCAAGGCCCGTGAGGCTGCTGCCGCGGGTGACGTCGAGAAGGCCACGGAGGCCGCGCGCGAGGCTTCGCGCAAGCTGGACAAGGCTGTCTCGAAGGGCGTCATCCACAAGAACCAGGCCGCCAACAAGAAGTCGGCGCTTGCTTCCAATGTCTCTACCCTCAAGGGCTGA
- the lepA gene encoding translation elongation factor 4 gives MPATPNNVPEPSRTAPALLRNFCIIAHIDHGKSTLADRMLQLTGVVDQRQMRAQYLDRMDIERERGITIKSQAVRLPWAPTEDPGKTHILNMIDTPGHVDFTYEVSRSLAACEGTVLLVDAAQGIEAQTLANLYLAMENDLKIIPVLNKIDLPAAQPEKFSEELANLIGCQPEDVLKVSAKTGIGVDALLDRVVRDVPAPVGVKDAPARAMIFDSVYDSYRGVVTYVRVIDGQLNKRERIKMMSTGATHELLEIGVSSPEMTPADGIGVGEVGYIITGVKDVRQSKVGDTITSKDKGATEALGGYKDPKPMVFSGLYPLDGSDYPDLREALDKLQLNDAALVYEPETSAALGFGFRVGFLGLLHLDVIRERLEREFNLELIATAPNVVYRVIMEDGKEHTVTNPSEFPEGKIDKVFEPVVRATILAPSEFIGSIMELCQTRRGTLLGMDYLSEDRVEIRYTLPLAEIVFDFFDNLKSKTRGYASLDYEPTGEQDASLVKVDILLHGDRVDAFSAVTHKDAAYAYGVRLVAKLRELIPRQAFEIPIQAAIGSRVIARETIRAIRKDVLAKCYGGDISRKRKLLEKQKEGKKRMKMVGSVEVPQEAFIAVLSSDDAAGSGKGKK, from the coding sequence GTGCCCGCGACCCCTAACAATGTGCCCGAGCCGAGCCGTACCGCCCCGGCGCTGCTCCGCAATTTCTGCATCATCGCGCACATCGACCACGGCAAGTCCACGCTCGCCGACCGCATGCTCCAGCTGACCGGTGTGGTCGATCAGCGGCAGATGCGCGCTCAGTACCTCGACCGCATGGACATCGAGCGCGAGCGCGGCATCACGATCAAGTCCCAGGCGGTCCGACTGCCCTGGGCCCCGACCGAGGATCCGGGCAAGACCCACATCCTCAACATGATCGACACCCCCGGGCACGTGGACTTCACGTATGAGGTGTCCCGGTCGCTCGCCGCCTGCGAGGGGACCGTTCTCCTCGTCGACGCGGCTCAGGGCATCGAGGCGCAGACTCTCGCCAACCTCTACCTGGCGATGGAGAACGACCTCAAGATCATCCCCGTACTGAACAAGATCGACCTGCCGGCCGCCCAGCCGGAGAAGTTCTCCGAGGAGCTCGCCAACCTCATCGGCTGCCAGCCCGAGGACGTGCTCAAGGTCTCGGCGAAGACCGGCATCGGTGTGGACGCGCTCCTGGACCGGGTCGTCCGTGACGTCCCGGCCCCGGTCGGCGTCAAGGATGCGCCCGCCCGCGCGATGATCTTCGACTCGGTCTACGACTCGTACCGGGGCGTGGTCACGTACGTCCGTGTCATCGACGGGCAGCTCAACAAGCGCGAGCGCATCAAGATGATGTCGACCGGTGCCACCCACGAGCTGCTTGAGATCGGCGTCTCGTCCCCCGAGATGACGCCGGCCGACGGCATCGGCGTCGGCGAGGTGGGCTACATCATCACCGGCGTGAAGGACGTCCGTCAGTCCAAGGTCGGTGACACGATCACCAGCAAGGACAAGGGCGCCACCGAGGCCCTCGGCGGGTACAAGGACCCCAAGCCGATGGTCTTCTCCGGTCTGTATCCGCTGGACGGCTCGGACTACCCCGACCTGCGCGAGGCGCTGGACAAGCTCCAGCTCAACGACGCCGCCCTGGTCTACGAGCCGGAGACCTCCGCGGCCCTCGGCTTCGGCTTCCGCGTCGGCTTCCTCGGCCTGCTGCACCTCGATGTCATCCGTGAGCGCCTGGAGCGCGAGTTCAACCTCGAACTCATCGCCACCGCGCCCAACGTGGTCTACCGCGTGATCATGGAGGACGGGAAGGAGCACACGGTCACCAACCCGAGCGAGTTCCCCGAGGGCAAGATCGACAAGGTCTTCGAGCCGGTCGTCCGGGCCACGATCCTCGCTCCCAGCGAGTTCATCGGCTCGATCATGGAGCTCTGCCAGACCCGCCGCGGCACCCTCCTCGGCATGGACTATCTGTCGGAGGACCGGGTCGAGATCCGCTACACGCTTCCCCTCGCCGAGATCGTCTTCGACTTCTTCGACAACCTGAAGTCCAAGACCCGCGGGTACGCCTCCCTGGACTACGAGCCCACGGGCGAGCAGGACGCCTCGCTGGTGAAGGTCGACATCCTGCTGCACGGCGACCGCGTCGACGCCTTCTCCGCCGTCACGCACAAGGACGCGGCGTACGCGTACGGAGTGCGGCTCGTGGCCAAGCTGCGCGAGCTCATCCCGCGCCAGGCCTTCGAGATTCCCATCCAGGCGGCCATCGGGTCCCGGGTCATCGCCCGCGAGACCATCCGCGCCATCCGAAAGGATGTCCTCGCCAAGTGCTACGGCGGTGACATCTCCCGTAAGCGGAAGCTGCTGGAGAAGCAGAAGGAAGGCAAGAAGCGGATGAAGATGGTGGGCTCTGTGGAGGTTCCGCAAGAGGCCTTCATCGCCGTTCTGTCCAGCGACGACGCCGCCGGCTCGGGCAAGGGCAAGAAGTAG
- a CDS encoding AMP-dependent synthetase/ligase, producing MSDTQTLIENRPPSVAALFLERVAATPDAEAYRYPVPSASGEGPDDWKSLSWTQAADRVYAIAAGLIELGVQPEQRVALASSTRVEWILADLGIMCAGAATTTVYPQTNAEESAFILADSESRVLIAEDAAQLAKARDKRGDLPELTHVVVIDPAGVESDEWVLTLAELETRGTAYLEKNPDLVKEKVGAITKDQLATLIYTSGTTGRPKGVRLPHDNWSYMAKAIAATGLVGKEDVQYLWLPLAHVFGKVLTSGQIEVGHVTAVDGRVDKIIENLPVVQPTYMAAVPRIFEKVYNGVAAKARAAGGAKYKIFQWAAGVSREYAKATQDNFRRTGTASAPFGLSAKHKVADALVYAKIREAFGGNLRACVSGSAALAPEIGFFFAGAGIHILEGYGLTESSAASFVNPGEAYRTGTVGKPLPGTEVRIADDGEILLRGPGIMEGYHGLPEKTAEVLESDGWFHTGDIGELSPDGYLRITDRKKDLIKTSGGKYIAPAEVEGQFKAVCPYVSNILVHGADRNFCTALIALDEPSILGWAADNGLSGKSYADVVAAPATVELIDGYVRTLNEGLQRWQTIKKFKILPRDLDIEHGELTPSLKLKRPVVEREYKYLIDEMYAGSREA from the coding sequence GTGAGCGACACACAGACCCTGATCGAGAACCGTCCGCCGTCCGTGGCGGCCCTCTTCCTGGAGCGCGTGGCGGCGACGCCGGACGCGGAGGCGTACCGCTACCCGGTGCCGTCGGCCTCGGGCGAGGGCCCGGACGACTGGAAGTCCCTGAGCTGGACGCAGGCGGCCGACCGGGTCTACGCGATCGCGGCCGGTCTGATCGAGCTGGGTGTGCAGCCGGAGCAGCGCGTCGCGCTCGCCTCCTCGACCCGCGTCGAGTGGATCCTCGCCGACCTCGGCATCATGTGCGCGGGCGCGGCGACGACCACCGTGTACCCGCAGACGAACGCCGAGGAGTCGGCCTTCATCCTGGCCGACTCCGAGAGCAGGGTGCTGATCGCGGAGGACGCGGCCCAGCTCGCCAAGGCCCGGGACAAGCGCGGTGACCTGCCCGAGCTTACCCATGTCGTCGTGATCGACCCGGCCGGCGTGGAGTCCGACGAGTGGGTCCTCACGCTCGCCGAGCTGGAGACCCGCGGCACCGCGTACCTGGAGAAGAACCCCGACCTGGTCAAGGAGAAGGTCGGGGCGATCACCAAGGACCAGCTGGCCACCCTCATCTACACCTCCGGCACCACGGGCCGCCCCAAGGGTGTCCGGCTGCCGCACGACAACTGGTCGTACATGGCGAAGGCCATCGCCGCGACCGGTCTGGTCGGCAAGGAGGACGTCCAGTACCTCTGGCTGCCGCTCGCGCACGTCTTCGGCAAGGTCCTCACCTCCGGCCAGATCGAGGTCGGGCACGTCACCGCCGTCGACGGCCGCGTCGACAAGATCATCGAGAACCTGCCGGTCGTGCAGCCGACGTACATGGCTGCCGTGCCCCGCATCTTCGAGAAGGTCTACAACGGGGTCGCGGCCAAGGCGCGGGCCGCCGGCGGCGCCAAGTACAAGATCTTCCAGTGGGCCGCCGGTGTCTCCCGCGAGTACGCGAAGGCCACGCAGGACAACTTCCGCCGTACCGGCACCGCCTCCGCGCCCTTCGGCCTCTCGGCCAAGCACAAGGTCGCCGACGCGCTCGTCTACGCCAAGATCCGCGAGGCCTTCGGCGGCAACCTGCGCGCCTGCGTCTCCGGGTCGGCGGCCCTCGCGCCCGAGATCGGCTTCTTCTTCGCGGGCGCAGGCATCCACATCCTGGAGGGGTACGGACTCACGGAGTCGTCCGCCGCCTCCTTCGTGAACCCCGGCGAGGCGTACCGCACCGGCACGGTCGGCAAGCCGCTGCCCGGCACCGAGGTGCGGATCGCGGACGACGGCGAGATCCTGCTGCGCGGCCCCGGCATCATGGAGGGCTACCACGGGCTGCCCGAGAAGACGGCCGAGGTGCTGGAGTCCGACGGCTGGTTCCACACCGGCGACATCGGCGAGCTGTCCCCCGACGGCTATCTGCGCATCACGGACCGCAAGAAGGACCTCATCAAGACCTCGGGCGGCAAGTACATCGCGCCCGCCGAGGTCGAGGGCCAGTTCAAGGCCGTCTGCCCGTACGTCTCCAACATCCTCGTGCACGGCGCCGACCGGAACTTCTGCACCGCGCTCATCGCCCTCGACGAGCCGTCGATCCTCGGCTGGGCCGCGGACAACGGCCTGTCGGGCAAGTCGTACGCCGATGTCGTCGCCGCCCCCGCGACGGTCGAGCTCATCGACGGCTACGTCAGGACGCTCAACGAGGGCCTCCAGCGCTGGCAGACCATCAAGAAGTTCAAGATCCTCCCGCGCGACCTCGACATCGAGCACGGCGAACTGACACCGAGCCTGAAGCTGAAGCGGCCGGTCGTCGAGCGGGAGTACAAGTACTTGATCGATGAGATGTACGCGGGATCGCGCGAGGCGTAG
- a CDS encoding response regulator: MSTEGSTDERASILLVDDMEDNLIALEAVLGSLNEPLVRARSGEEAMKALLRQRFAVVLLDIRMPGMDGFETAANIKRLDQTKDVPIIFLTGTDSDAGYAFRGYATGAADYLTKPFDPWVLRAKVTVFLDLHRKNRQLERMLAREQAQFDELADRLRAIETHMATSDLKDVLELRHHIRHMEDLLREMRQGRGL; this comes from the coding sequence ATGAGCACTGAAGGCTCGACCGACGAGCGCGCCAGCATCCTCCTCGTGGACGACATGGAGGACAACCTGATCGCGCTGGAGGCCGTCCTGGGGTCCCTCAACGAACCGCTCGTACGCGCCCGTTCGGGCGAGGAGGCGATGAAGGCGCTGCTGCGCCAACGGTTCGCCGTCGTTCTGCTCGACATCCGGATGCCGGGCATGGACGGTTTCGAGACGGCCGCGAACATCAAGCGGCTCGACCAGACCAAGGACGTACCGATCATCTTCCTGACCGGCACGGACTCCGACGCGGGCTACGCGTTCCGCGGGTACGCGACCGGGGCAGCCGACTATCTGACCAAGCCGTTCGACCCCTGGGTGCTACGTGCCAAGGTGACCGTCTTCCTCGATCTGCACCGCAAGAACCGGCAGTTGGAACGGATGCTCGCCCGCGAGCAGGCGCAGTTCGACGAACTCGCCGACCGTCTGCGCGCGATCGAGACCCACATGGCGACCAGCGACCTCAAGGACGTCCTCGAACTGCGCCACCACATACGCCACATGGAGGACCTGCTTCGCGAAATGCGACAGGGACGGGGTCTGTGA
- a CDS encoding HAMP domain-containing protein — protein sequence MSENSATHVLEEGQIRASDLRPLLAAMTSARDGDFSKVPESGHGLVAELVTVFNQILDRSLHFNSEVQRVRRELVRHGRLDERLSASPGQGHWTTRVNDVNQLLDALVAPAANATRVLDAVAGGDLTQRVDLHDGNRQLRGDLRRLGRTVNRMVDQLSLFTGEVTRVAREVGTEGRLGGRAKVTGLSGSWRDVTEAVNTMASRLTAQVRDIALVTTAVARGDLTRTVTVEATGELLELKLTVNTMVDQLSAFADEVTRVAREVGTEGQLGGRAQVRGVSGVWKDLTDNVNFMASNLTSQVRNIAQVTTAVANGDLSQKITVDAQGEILELKSTINTMVDQLSAFADEVTRVAREVGTEGNLGGRAQVRGVSGVWKDLTDNVNFMADNLTSQVRNIALVSTAVAQGDLGKKITVEAKGEILELKSTINTMVDQLSAFADEVTRVAREVGTEGNLGGQAQVRGVSGVWKDLTDNVNFMALNLTSQVRNIAQVTTAVANGNLGKKITVDARGEILELKDTVNTMVEQLRAFADEVTRVAREVGTDGRLGGRAQVLGVSGVWRDLTDNVNYMADNLTSQVRNIAQVTTAVANGDLSKKIDVDARGEILELKTAINTMVDTLSSFSSEVTRVAREVGSEGQLGGQARVEGVYGTWKRLTTNVNELASNLTTQVRAIAEVASAVAQGDMSRSITVETQGEVAELKDNINLMVSNLRETTRAKDWLESNLARLAALMQGHRDLMEVADLLLRELTPLVNAQYGAFFLADPDEESASLRTTVPTKGLAFIAGYGSAQGATVETGGLPVHGLVQQAAREKKRILVEEAPPDYIKINSGLGEAAPASVVIIPILFEDKLLGVIELASFSRFSDVHLAFFDQFVNTIAVAINTIIANSRTESLLGESQRLAMQLQERSDELQMQQAELQRSNAELEEKAALLATSSQYKSEFLANMSHELRTPLNSLLILARLLSDNPDGHLSDQEVQFATTIHRSGSDLLQLINDILDLSKIEAGRMDVRPKKLPLIKLLDYVHATFRPLTLDRGLAFEVSVGEDVPREMYSDEQRLQQILRNLLSNAIKFTATGRVELRVNRVKDPEHLYTREKSDNVIAFAVSDTGIGIAPEKLPVIFEAFQQADGTTNRKYGGTGLGLSISREIAGLLGGRIIAESMPGRGSTFTLYVPVVSPGHSATEPGAEEQALPLPEQLSSEPYTVHDQDDSWPAPTKLEAWKTGRAGQVLPGRRVLIVDDDIRNVFALTHVLGRVGMPVLYAENGREGIETLERNPDVQLVLMDIMMPEMDGYETISAIRRTPQWAGLPIVALTAKAMPGDREKSIARGANDYVPKPVNVDQLLTVVCALLDPESTDAEEQGLSVATGAAEPLGSGAPEPVASEEPTIPPATQ from the coding sequence ATGAGTGAGAACAGTGCTACGCATGTGCTCGAAGAAGGACAGATTCGGGCATCAGACCTGCGTCCCCTGCTCGCCGCCATGACCTCCGCCCGGGACGGCGACTTCAGCAAAGTGCCTGAATCCGGCCACGGGCTGGTGGCCGAGCTGGTCACCGTGTTCAACCAGATCCTGGACCGCAGCCTGCACTTCAACTCCGAGGTGCAGCGCGTCCGCCGGGAGCTCGTACGCCACGGCCGGCTGGACGAGCGGCTCTCCGCGAGCCCGGGGCAGGGCCACTGGACGACCCGGGTCAACGACGTGAACCAACTGCTGGACGCACTGGTGGCACCGGCCGCCAACGCGACTCGTGTGCTCGACGCGGTGGCGGGCGGCGACCTGACCCAGCGCGTCGACCTGCACGACGGCAACCGTCAACTGCGGGGCGACCTGCGCCGGTTGGGCCGGACGGTCAACCGGATGGTCGACCAGCTGTCCCTCTTCACCGGTGAGGTGACCCGGGTGGCCCGCGAGGTGGGCACGGAGGGACGGCTGGGCGGTCGCGCCAAGGTGACGGGCCTGTCGGGCAGCTGGCGGGACGTGACCGAGGCCGTCAACACGATGGCGTCCCGGCTGACCGCCCAGGTCCGTGACATCGCCCTGGTCACCACGGCGGTGGCGCGCGGCGACCTGACCCGCACGGTGACGGTCGAGGCGACCGGTGAGCTGCTCGAACTGAAGCTGACCGTGAACACGATGGTCGACCAGCTCTCCGCCTTCGCCGACGAGGTCACTCGGGTGGCCCGCGAGGTGGGCACGGAGGGCCAGTTGGGCGGCCGGGCCCAGGTGCGCGGTGTGTCCGGGGTCTGGAAGGACCTCACCGACAACGTCAACTTCATGGCCTCGAACCTGACCTCTCAGGTCCGCAACATCGCCCAGGTCACCACGGCCGTGGCCAACGGCGACCTGAGCCAGAAGATCACGGTCGACGCGCAGGGCGAGATCCTGGAGCTGAAGTCGACGATCAACACGATGGTCGACCAGCTCTCCGCCTTCGCCGACGAGGTCACCCGCGTCGCCCGCGAGGTCGGCACCGAGGGAAACCTCGGCGGGCGCGCGCAGGTCCGGGGCGTGTCCGGGGTCTGGAAGGACCTCACCGACAACGTCAACTTCATGGCGGACAACCTGACTTCACAGGTCCGCAACATCGCGCTCGTCTCCACCGCCGTGGCCCAGGGCGACCTCGGCAAGAAGATCACGGTGGAGGCCAAGGGCGAGATCCTGGAGCTCAAGTCCACCATCAACACGATGGTCGACCAGCTCTCCGCCTTCGCCGACGAGGTCACCCGCGTCGCCCGCGAGGTCGGCACCGAGGGAAACCTCGGCGGCCAGGCTCAAGTGCGCGGTGTCTCCGGGGTCTGGAAGGACCTCACCGACAACGTCAACTTCATGGCCCTGAACCTGACTTCACAGGTGCGGAACATCGCCCAGGTCACCACGGCCGTGGCCAACGGCAACCTCGGCAAGAAGATCACGGTCGACGCGCGCGGCGAGATCCTGGAGCTGAAGGACACCGTCAACACGATGGTGGAGCAGCTGCGCGCCTTCGCCGACGAGGTGACCCGCGTGGCCCGCGAGGTCGGCACCGACGGACGGCTCGGCGGCCGCGCCCAGGTCCTCGGTGTGTCCGGCGTCTGGCGGGACCTGACCGACAACGTCAACTACATGGCGGACAACCTGACTTCGCAGGTCCGCAACATCGCCCAGGTCACCACGGCCGTGGCCAACGGAGACCTCTCCAAGAAGATCGACGTCGACGCGCGCGGCGAGATCCTGGAGCTGAAGACGGCCATCAACACGATGGTCGACACGCTCTCCTCCTTCTCCTCCGAGGTCACCCGCGTGGCCCGCGAGGTCGGATCCGAGGGCCAACTCGGCGGCCAGGCAAGGGTCGAGGGTGTGTACGGCACCTGGAAGCGCCTGACGACGAACGTGAACGAGCTGGCGTCCAACCTCACCACCCAGGTCCGCGCGATCGCCGAGGTGGCGTCCGCGGTGGCCCAGGGCGACATGTCCCGCTCGATCACCGTGGAGACACAGGGCGAGGTCGCGGAGCTGAAGGACAACATCAACCTGATGGTGTCCAACCTCCGCGAGACGACCCGCGCGAAGGACTGGCTGGAGTCCAATCTGGCCCGTCTGGCCGCGCTGATGCAGGGCCACCGCGACCTGATGGAGGTCGCCGACCTGCTCCTGCGCGAGCTGACCCCGCTGGTGAACGCCCAGTACGGCGCGTTCTTCCTGGCCGACCCGGACGAGGAGAGCGCCTCTCTGCGTACAACCGTTCCCACGAAGGGACTGGCGTTCATCGCCGGGTACGGCTCGGCACAGGGTGCCACGGTCGAGACGGGCGGCCTCCCGGTGCACGGCCTGGTCCAGCAGGCGGCCCGCGAGAAGAAGCGGATCCTCGTCGAGGAGGCTCCGCCGGACTACATCAAGATCAACAGTGGGCTCGGGGAGGCGGCCCCGGCCAGCGTGGTCATCATCCCGATCCTCTTCGAGGACAAGCTCCTCGGTGTGATCGAGCTGGCCTCCTTCTCCCGCTTCTCCGATGTGCACCTGGCGTTCTTCGACCAGTTCGTGAACACCATCGCCGTCGCGATCAACACCATCATCGCCAACTCCCGTACGGAGTCCCTGCTCGGCGAGTCGCAGCGCCTCGCCATGCAGCTCCAGGAACGCTCCGACGAACTCCAGATGCAGCAGGCCGAGTTGCAGCGCTCCAACGCCGAACTGGAGGAGAAGGCGGCGCTGTTGGCGACCAGTTCCCAGTACAAGTCGGAGTTCCTGGCGAACATGTCGCACGAGCTGCGCACCCCGCTCAACTCGTTACTGATCCTCGCCCGGCTGCTCTCCGACAACCCTGACGGTCATCTCTCCGACCAGGAGGTGCAGTTCGCGACGACGATCCACCGCTCGGGCTCCGACCTCCTCCAGCTGATCAACGACATCCTCGACCTGTCGAAGATCGAGGCCGGCCGGATGGACGTACGCCCGAAGAAGCTGCCGCTGATCAAGCTGCTCGACTACGTCCACGCCACGTTCCGGCCGCTCACGCTGGACCGCGGGCTCGCCTTCGAGGTGTCGGTCGGCGAGGACGTACCGCGCGAGATGTACTCGGACGAGCAGCGGCTCCAGCAGATCCTGCGCAATCTGCTCTCGAACGCGATCAAGTTCACCGCGACGGGCCGGGTCGAGCTGCGCGTCAACCGCGTCAAGGACCCCGAGCACCTCTACACCCGCGAGAAGAGCGACAACGTGATCGCCTTCGCGGTCTCCGACACCGGCATCGGTATCGCCCCGGAGAAACTCCCGGTGATCTTCGAGGCGTTCCAGCAGGCCGACGGCACGACGAACCGCAAGTACGGCGGCACGGGCCTCGGTCTGTCCATCAGCCGGGAGATCGCGGGCCTGCTGGGCGGCCGCATCATCGCCGAGAGCATGCCCGGCAGGGGTTCCACCTTCACGCTGTACGTGCCGGTCGTCAGCCCCGGACACTCGGCGACCGAGCCGGGCGCCGAGGAGCAGGCCCTGCCCCTGCCCGAGCAGCTGTCCTCGGAGCCGTACACCGTTCACGACCAGGACGACAGCTGGCCGGCACCCACCAAACTGGAGGCGTGGAAGACAGGACGGGCGGGTCAAGTCCTGCCGGGACGACGGGTGTTGATCGTGGACGACGACATCCGCAACGTCTTCGCGCTCACCCATGTACTGGGCCGGGTCGGGATGCCCGTCCTGTACGCGGAGAACGGGCGCGAGGGCATCGAGACACTGGAGCGCAACCCCGACGTCCAACTCGTACTGATGGACATCATGATGCCGGAGATGGACGGCTACGAGACCATCTCCGCCATCCGCCGCACCCCGCAATGGGCCGGACTTCCCATCGTCGCCCTCACCGCCAAGGCGATGCCGGGCGACCGCGAGAAGTCCATCGCGCGCGGTGCGAACGACTACGTACCCAAGCCGGTGAACGTCGATCAGCTGCTGACCGTCGTCTGTGCGCTCCTGGACCCCGAGAGCACGGATGCCGAGGAGCAGGGCCTCTCCGTCGCGACCGGCGCAGCGGAACCCCTCGGTTCCGGCGCGCCCGAACCCGTCGCATCGGAGGAGCCCACCATCCCGCCGGCGACCCAATGA